The following are from one region of the Apostichopus japonicus isolate 1M-3 chromosome 17, ASM3797524v1, whole genome shotgun sequence genome:
- the LOC139984135 gene encoding melatonin receptor type 1A-like: protein MDSSEILPTEEVFFNPFSTDVVVNSCLLVVTILLSTVGVIGNTLVIGSVFAYKPLRRLGNAFIVNLAVADLFVSAFINYFGIIGVLTHGEYFHKKPFLCELIGIVCITSCSCSLWSVAAISLNRYVAICHRLYYPRIFNRYTMMAIIPLMWTICFCIDMPNLFGWGAHSFDARVMLCTYDYMKSYSYTIFFIITGFLIPLVAVIFSYTTIFRYARAIKKDVERISKQDGQPKGIKDSDRRLLRSIMIIMVVFFTMWSPYSVVVFFDYQGQWPRALYVFTVVLAHLNSCVNSILYAATNKMFRKGYAQFLKVTLCMICYQLGSKSLDHDNFSSSTGSSTVSARVLKRGHAAQNTVRQ from the exons ATGGATAGTTCTGAAATTTTGCCTACAGAGGAAGTTTTCTTCAACCCATTTTCAACAGACGTTGTTGTAAACTCTTGCCTTCTGGTCGTCACCATCTTATTGAGTACAGTCGGGGTTATCGGTAATACCTTGGTGATAGGATCTGTGTTTGCATATAAACCTCTGAGACGCCTAGGTAACGCTTTTATCGTCAATCTAGCAGTTGCCGATTTGTTTGTCTCGGCGTTCATCAACTACTTTGGAATCATTGGCGTTTTGACTCATGGAGAATACTTTCACAAGAAACCATTCTTGTGTGAATTGATAGGAATTGTTTGCATAACCAG TTGTTCGTGTTCATTGTGGAGTGTAGCCGCCATTAGCCTGAACCGTTACGTTGCCATATGCCACAGGCTGTATTATCCACGGATATTCAACCGCTATACTATGATGGCTATAATACCTTTGATGTGGACCATATGTTTCTGTATCGATATGCCGAACCTATTCGGATGGGGAGCACACTCTTTCGATGCTAGGGTTATGCTCTGTACCTACGACTACATGAAGTCCTACTCGTATACCATATTCTTCATAATCACTGGCTTTCTGATTCCTCTCGTGGCGGTAATATTCAGCTACACGACCATCTTCAGGTATGCGCGAGCCATCAAAAAGGACGTGGAACGAATATCGAAGCAAGATGGACAACCGAAAGGTATAAAGGACTCCGACAGACGACTATTAAGATCCATCATGATTATAATGGTTGTGTTTTTTACTATGTGGTCACCGTACTCCGTCGTTGTCTTCTTCGACTATCAAGGCCAATGGCCAAGGGCGTTGTACGTATTCACCGTGGTCTTAGCGCATCTCAACAGCTGCGTTAACAGCATCCTGTACGCAGCTACTAACAAAATGTTCAGAAAGGGGTATGCACAATTTCTTAAAGTCACTTTATGCATGATATGTTACCAGTTGGGATCGAAATCTCTTGATCATGACAACTTCAGTTCGTCGACAGGGTCCTCGACGGTCTCAGCCAGGGTCCTGAAACGTGGTCATGCTGCTCAAAATACTGTACGACAATGA